From Platichthys flesus chromosome 19, fPlaFle2.1, whole genome shotgun sequence:
GCTCGATGAAGACGAGGTGGAAACTGGACAAACCTCTGACTGAAGGAACTGTTCACCTGAGCTGGTGAGGATCAGAAATATGATGTAAAAGTGTAGAAAATATTTCATCTCTCATTTGATATTTGACACATTTTCGTAAGATCAGACActgataattattaataaaatctGGACAGTGGTGTTTCTTCAGTATATTTCAGTTTCCCAATAAAACCCCTTTAAAACGTCTTTCTgctggaataaaaaaacaaatgaaatgtctttGTGTGACGTTTTACTTCCACATGAACTCATTTATTTCCTTAATAAAGACCTGTCTCAtcaggatcccccccccccgttctccACAACAGCTCTAATCTAAAGTGCAACGCTGTTCTGAGCGACTGTCCCTCTGTGGTGGTGTCATCATAGCACCATTGTGGGGATGTGGTGCACCAGGGGCATCTGGTGCTGGTGGACCATGGCCGTCATctgtgggggaggaggggtgacACGCGAGGGCACGTCGGCGTTGGACACCACCGGCTTGTGCCGCGCGCTCTTCTGGTGCGCCCTGAGGCCCGCCAGCTGCGAGTACGCGCTCTGGCACACGTGGCACTTGTAGGGCCGCTCGCCGGTGTGCAGCCGGACGTGGTTGCGCAGCGTGGACGACTGGCTGAAGCGGCGGTTGCAGAAGCGGCACACGAAGGGCTTGTCCAGGGTGTGGATGCGCATGTGAGAGCGCAGGTTGCTGCGGGAGTTGAACCCGCGGTGGCAGATGACGCAGCGCATGCGACccgcagaggaggaggaggatgaggaggacgaggaggaggaagtgggagaGCATGAGATTGGGCCCTCACAGGAGTGGGATTCATCTggaagaggaaacaaggaggGGGTTATTTAAATGTCTCAGGTgggtgctgctgcacagaggaggatCTACTGACTATTTAAAAATTGAGTTGATGCGTAAAAGCTACTCACCATTCCTGCTTTTCTTCAGGTGCTCTTCGTCTATTCCAGGAACTCCAGGGATTCCCAGgaacgtgttgtgtgtgtttccatacCAGACGAGAAGCTCCTGGTCTGGAGGGATggtctgagaggaggaggagaagagggtcAAGCTCAGTTAATAACAATGCCAGATAACCTGACTATCAACTTCAAATTGCATGACGAACAAACGCAATTCTCCTTGCTCATCAGCAGGTGGCGCTTTTCTAAAGGACATGTAAATCCTTGCCAGGCCTCAAATAAACATCCATGCTCAGCCACAGTGAAGTATCGGTGCTGCTGGTGTGAACTTGTTCTCACCTCTACAGCCTTGTAGAAGATGCTGCTGCCGATCTGCACCACCTCCAGATTTTGCTCCTGCTCGTTCCTGGCGCACTTGATGTAGGTCATCCAGCTGCGCTGATCCTCCTGACTGGCATCGATGAAATAACGCACCGTGCCATCTTCATTGAACACCTGAGCGCACAAgttgaaaaaattataatttaatataaaaaacatacgATAAACTAGACATCTGATCTGATGAATCAAATTCAAATTTGGGCTGTCAGGTCTTTTTTTCGCAGCTCACCTCCCACATGAGGTTGTTGTTCTTGAGCAGATCCACGTGCTCAGGGGACAGGACTCTCCCAGTGAAAGGACCCATCTCTGTCCCGGCCTTGATCCAGTTCTTTGAGAAGATGCCCAGACCTTCTCCGGGGATGGAGCTCTGCGCAATGATCACCTCGCTGGGCAGCACCAGACTGGACAGCTTCTGCACCTCTGCAAAGGAAAGGGAAGAAACGTTAGCATGCAACATACACAGGAATTAACCTACATcgaagaaactttttttttttaaatgtgcataggaacaaaaatcacacaaatgTAGAATAATGTCGATAAAGCAGAGAGGGGAGTCTGTTTTCAGGGCTTCTCATGAAACAGGATTTGCCGGAGAGATCCTGAAAGCAGCAAATGGACTGGATCTTATTTTGGTCACGAAATATTAAGCTACACCTTATCCT
This genomic window contains:
- the LOC133975394 gene encoding PR domain zinc finger protein 12-like, with the protein product MGSVLPADTMALKSGFKCPSRALSDVITSDILHSFLYGRWRNVLGEHLAEERHNGTGCSPKTAFTAEVLAQSFAGEVQKLSSLVLPSEVIIAQSSIPGEGLGIFSKNWIKAGTEMGPFTGRVLSPEHVDLLKNNNLMWEVFNEDGTVRYFIDASQEDQRSWMTYIKCARNEQEQNLEVVQIGSSIFYKAVETIPPDQELLVWYGNTHNTFLGIPGVPGIDEEHLKKSRNDESHSCEGPISCSPTSSSSSSSSSSSSAGRMRCVICHRGFNSRSNLRSHMRIHTLDKPFVCRFCNRRFSQSSTLRNHVRLHTGERPYKCHVCQSAYSQLAGLRAHQKSARHKPVVSNADVPSRVTPPPPQMTAMVHQHQMPLVHHIPTMVL